In Streptomyces seoulensis, the following are encoded in one genomic region:
- a CDS encoding carbohydrate kinase family protein, whose amino-acid sequence MIVVAGEALIDLVPAPVSSDPAPALPPLLPQRGGGPYNAAVALGRLGSPTAFCSRVSTDAFGAALLSGLADAGVDTALVQRGPEPTTLAVADVGSDGSAGYGFYTEGTADRLFALPPALPDGVTALSVGTCSLVLEPGASAYEALLKRESARGVFTALDPNIRAGLIADAGAYRERFLSWLPHVALLKLSVEDAAWLAGTGSGEDLDVHLSAWLERGPAAIVLTRGGDGLSVWSRGAGRVSVPGTPVTVADTIGAGDTVNAALLHRLREVGALSHAAVAGLDAEIWRDVLGFAARAAALTCSRCGAEPPYAWELSA is encoded by the coding sequence GTGATCGTCGTCGCCGGCGAGGCACTCATCGACCTCGTGCCCGCCCCCGTCAGCTCCGACCCGGCGCCCGCCCTGCCGCCGCTCCTCCCGCAGCGCGGCGGCGGGCCGTACAACGCGGCCGTCGCGCTGGGCCGCCTCGGCTCCCCGACGGCGTTCTGCTCGCGCGTGTCCACCGACGCCTTCGGCGCCGCCCTGCTGTCGGGGCTGGCGGACGCCGGTGTCGACACGGCGCTGGTCCAGCGGGGCCCCGAGCCCACCACGCTGGCCGTCGCCGACGTGGGCAGCGACGGTTCGGCGGGCTACGGCTTCTACACCGAGGGCACCGCCGACCGGCTGTTCGCCCTCCCGCCCGCGCTGCCGGACGGGGTCACCGCCCTCTCCGTCGGCACCTGCTCGCTGGTGCTGGAGCCCGGCGCGAGCGCGTACGAGGCGCTGCTGAAGCGGGAGTCGGCGCGCGGGGTGTTCACCGCGCTCGACCCCAACATCCGGGCCGGGCTGATCGCGGACGCCGGCGCCTACCGGGAGCGGTTCCTGTCCTGGCTGCCGCACGTGGCCCTGCTGAAGCTGTCGGTGGAGGACGCGGCATGGCTGGCGGGCACCGGGTCCGGTGAGGATCTCGACGTTCACCTGTCGGCGTGGCTGGAGCGCGGCCCCGCGGCGATCGTCCTGACCCGGGGCGGTGACGGACTGAGCGTGTGGAGCCGGGGCGCGGGCCGGGTGAGCGTGCCGGGTACGCCGGTCACGGTGGCCGACACCATCGGGGCGGGCGACACGGTGAACGCGGCGCTGCTGCACCGGCTGCGCGAGGTCGGCGCGCTGAGCCACGCGGCGGTCGCGGGGCTGGACGCGGAGATCTGGCGCGACGTGCTCGGTTTCGCCGCCCGTGCGGCGGCCCTGACCTGCTCCCGCTGCGGCGCCGAACCGCCGTACGCCTGGGAGCTCTCGGCCTGA
- a CDS encoding excinuclease ABC subunit UvrA, whose product MAPPPPQTPASSPAAPPDTGQDGLIRVRGADEHNLRHVDVDVPRDQVVAFTGVSGSGKSSLAFATIYAEAQQRYLESVAPYARRLIDQGAAPRVGSITGLPPAVALRQQHSGGSTRSTVGTVSRVSNVLRMLYSRAGTYPAGRTPEDLAGTFPRDAAPLDSDSFSPNTAVGACPTCSGLGRLHSVDESKLVGDDSLSIREGAIAAWPGAWQGKNYRDILAELGIDIDVPFRELPAARREWLLTTDEQPTVTVHPVRDAHRVQRSYQGTYMSPRRWVMHTFATSKAAHLRAKAASFMAEEICPTCHGKRLNPEALAVTIAGQDISVATSMPLSQLAAFLESARDHPDTLALPAERRQAAHALIGGLRDQLRTLTDLGLGYLATGRATSTLSSGELQRLHMATQLRSGLFGVLYVLDEPSAGLHAADTELLLTALRRLRGAGNSVFVVEHNAQVLASADWIVDMGPGAGRHGGEVLYNGPTEGLGGAPESVTARYLPLDAPTVPGPEEPRRPEGWLRLEGVTGHNLRDLDASFPLGTLTAVTGVSGSGKSTLVRRALAETVRDHLHADETAEDIARNPVPVETADEEEAGVPAWDLAEDRVTVASSTGLEHINRLVVVDQKPIGRTPRSNLATYTGLFDSVRKLFAAQPTARELGYTASRFSFNVTQGRCPHCLGDGVVSIELLFLPTETSPCPVCEGARYNPGTLMVRYRDSTIADVLAMSVEEAHEFLADVQPAARILKLLSDIGLGYLTLGQSATTLSGGEAQRIKLVSELHRAPRGHSLYLLDEPTTGLHPADVDLLIGQLQRLVDAGNTVVVVEHDLRTVAAADWVMDLGPGAGDDGGRIVAEGRPEDVARAGGTPTADHLARRLSAR is encoded by the coding sequence ATGGCTCCACCCCCACCACAGACGCCCGCGTCCTCGCCCGCCGCCCCGCCGGACACCGGCCAGGACGGGCTGATCAGGGTGCGTGGTGCCGACGAACACAATCTGCGGCATGTCGATGTGGACGTACCCCGTGACCAGGTCGTGGCGTTCACCGGAGTGTCGGGGTCCGGCAAATCGTCGCTCGCGTTCGCCACCATCTACGCCGAGGCCCAGCAGCGGTACCTGGAATCCGTCGCGCCGTACGCCAGGCGGCTGATCGACCAGGGCGCGGCCCCCCGGGTCGGCTCGATCACCGGTCTGCCGCCGGCCGTGGCGCTGCGCCAGCAGCACAGCGGGGGCAGCACCCGCTCGACGGTGGGCACCGTCAGCCGGGTCTCCAACGTGCTGCGCATGCTGTACTCGCGCGCCGGCACCTACCCGGCGGGGCGGACCCCGGAGGACCTCGCCGGAACGTTCCCGCGCGACGCCGCGCCGCTGGACTCGGACAGCTTCTCGCCGAACACCGCGGTGGGCGCCTGCCCGACCTGCTCCGGTCTGGGGCGGCTGCACAGCGTCGACGAGAGCAAGCTCGTGGGCGACGACTCCCTGAGCATCCGCGAGGGCGCCATCGCGGCCTGGCCGGGGGCCTGGCAGGGCAAGAACTACCGGGACATCCTCGCCGAGCTGGGCATCGACATCGACGTCCCCTTCCGCGAACTGCCCGCCGCCCGGCGCGAGTGGCTGCTGACCACCGACGAGCAGCCGACGGTCACCGTGCACCCGGTCCGGGACGCGCACCGGGTGCAGCGCTCGTACCAGGGCACATACATGAGCCCCCGCAGGTGGGTGATGCACACATTCGCCACCTCCAAGGCGGCGCATCTGCGGGCCAAGGCCGCCTCGTTCATGGCCGAGGAGATCTGTCCGACCTGCCACGGCAAGCGGCTGAACCCGGAGGCGCTGGCGGTGACCATCGCCGGGCAGGACATCTCGGTCGCCACCTCGATGCCGCTGAGCCAGCTGGCGGCCTTCCTGGAGTCGGCCCGCGACCACCCCGACACCCTGGCCCTGCCGGCCGAGCGCAGGCAGGCGGCGCACGCCCTGATCGGCGGCCTGCGGGACCAGCTCCGTACGCTGACCGACCTGGGCCTCGGCTACCTCGCCACCGGGCGCGCGACCTCCACCCTGTCCAGCGGCGAGCTGCAACGGCTGCACATGGCCACCCAGCTCCGCAGCGGCCTGTTCGGCGTCCTGTACGTGCTGGACGAGCCCTCGGCCGGGCTGCACGCGGCCGACACGGAACTGCTGCTCACCGCGCTGCGCAGGCTCCGGGGCGCCGGGAACAGCGTCTTCGTGGTGGAGCACAACGCGCAGGTGCTCGCCTCGGCCGACTGGATCGTGGACATGGGTCCGGGCGCCGGGCGGCACGGCGGCGAGGTCCTCTACAACGGGCCCACCGAGGGGCTGGGCGGGGCACCGGAGTCGGTGACCGCCCGGTACCTCCCGCTGGACGCGCCCACCGTGCCGGGCCCCGAGGAGCCGCGCCGGCCGGAGGGATGGCTGCGCCTGGAGGGGGTCACCGGCCACAATCTCCGTGACCTGGACGCGAGTTTCCCGCTCGGCACGCTCACCGCGGTCACCGGCGTCTCCGGGTCGGGCAAGTCGACCCTGGTCCGGCGCGCCCTCGCGGAGACGGTCCGCGACCATCTGCACGCCGACGAGACCGCCGAGGACATCGCCCGCAACCCCGTCCCGGTGGAGACCGCCGACGAGGAGGAGGCCGGGGTGCCGGCGTGGGACCTGGCGGAGGACCGGGTAACAGTAGCTTCCAGTACGGGACTTGAGCACATCAACCGTCTGGTGGTGGTGGACCAGAAGCCCATCGGACGCACCCCGCGCTCGAACCTCGCCACCTACACCGGCCTCTTCGACAGCGTCCGCAAACTGTTCGCCGCCCAGCCGACCGCGCGCGAACTCGGGTACACGGCAAGCCGGTTCTCGTTCAACGTGACCCAGGGCCGCTGCCCGCACTGCCTGGGCGACGGAGTCGTCAGCATCGAACTCCTCTTCCTGCCCACGGAGACCTCCCCCTGCCCGGTCTGCGAGGGCGCCCGCTACAACCCCGGCACGCTGATGGTGCGTTACCGCGACAGCACCATCGCCGACGTGCTGGCGATGAGCGTGGAGGAGGCGCACGAGTTCCTCGCCGACGTACAGCCCGCCGCCCGTATCCTCAAGCTGCTCTCCGACATCGGGCTCGGTTATCTGACGCTGGGTCAGAGTGCCACCACCCTGTCCGGCGGCGAGGCCCAGCGCATCAAGCTGGTGAGCGAGTTGCACCGGGCACCGCGCGGCCACAGCCTCTACCTGCTGGACGAGCCGACCACCGGACTGCACCCGGCCGACGTGGACCTGCTGATCGGGCAGTTGCAGCGCCTGGTGGACGCCGGGAACACGGTCGTCGTGGTGGAGCACGACCTGCGCACGGTCGCCGCCGCCGACTGGGTCATGGACCTCGGTCCGGGTGCCGGGGACGACGGGGGCCGCATCGTCGCCGAGGGTCGCCCGGAGGACGTGGCCCGAGCCGGCGGCACCCCGACGGCCGACCATCTGGCGCGCCGCCTGTCAGCCCGCTGA
- a CDS encoding zinc-dependent alcohol dehydrogenase family protein yields the protein MRAVVVTQPGSAELAVIPDPSPGPSEVVVQVSSCGLCGTDMHILGGELPSVPYPLIPGHELTGVVVEAGKDVLFPAVGQRVAVDPNTPCGACHYCRIGRGNLCEHYTAVGVTRNGGFAEYVAVPAARCHVLPEGLSEAAAGLVEPLSCAVHGLSRLPRRPGEHYLVYGAGTMGLMMAALVGNAGAASVSVVDPNVRRLELARRMGADATAANADELGREHGFEVVIDATGVIAAIEDGLGRVRKGGTFLQFGVADPSRRATFSPYMVYNREIDIIGSMAVHNGFQPAVEILAGGLDLDPLVSDVLPLENFDDAVTLFRAGAGQKIHLAPQADDPRTTAVRSAAATVADAAS from the coding sequence ATGCGCGCTGTCGTGGTCACCCAGCCGGGAAGCGCCGAGCTGGCCGTCATACCCGATCCGAGTCCCGGTCCCTCGGAGGTGGTCGTCCAGGTCAGCTCGTGCGGCCTGTGCGGGACGGACATGCACATCCTGGGCGGCGAGCTGCCGTCCGTGCCCTACCCGCTGATCCCCGGCCACGAGCTGACGGGTGTCGTGGTGGAGGCCGGCAAGGACGTGCTGTTCCCGGCCGTCGGCCAGCGCGTCGCCGTCGACCCCAACACCCCGTGCGGCGCCTGCCACTACTGCCGGATCGGGCGCGGCAACCTCTGCGAGCACTACACGGCGGTCGGCGTGACCCGCAACGGTGGTTTCGCAGAGTACGTGGCCGTCCCCGCCGCCCGCTGCCACGTCCTGCCCGAGGGCCTGTCCGAGGCGGCGGCCGGACTGGTCGAGCCGCTCTCCTGCGCCGTGCACGGCCTGAGCCGGCTGCCCCGCCGCCCCGGTGAGCACTACCTCGTCTACGGCGCCGGGACCATGGGCCTGATGATGGCGGCCCTGGTCGGCAACGCGGGCGCCGCCTCCGTCTCCGTCGTCGACCCCAACGTCCGCCGCCTGGAGCTGGCCCGGCGCATGGGCGCCGACGCCACGGCCGCGAACGCCGACGAGCTGGGCCGGGAGCACGGCTTCGAGGTCGTCATCGACGCCACCGGTGTGATCGCGGCCATCGAGGACGGTCTCGGCCGGGTCCGCAAGGGCGGCACCTTCCTCCAGTTCGGCGTCGCCGACCCCTCCCGGCGGGCCACCTTCTCGCCGTACATGGTCTACAACCGCGAGATCGACATCATCGGCTCCATGGCGGTGCACAACGGGTTCCAGCCCGCCGTCGAGATCCTCGCCGGCGGTCTGGACCTCGACCCGCTGGTCAGCGACGTGCTGCCGCTGGAGAACTTCGACGACGCCGTCACCCTCTTCCGCGCGGGCGCCGGACAGAAGATCCACCTGGCCCCGCAGGCGGACGACCCGCGCACGACGGCGGTCCGGTCGGCGGCGGCCACGGTCGCGGACGCGGCGTCTTGA
- a CDS encoding sugar porter family MFS transporter, with the protein MSGPPKAAPQRRPRLRNALIWVFGALGGILWGYDTGVISGAMLFIRRDIALSPLLEGLVVSGLLVGAMAGAGLAGKLSDAWGRRRLILGAALVFIVGTVGAALSSEASLLIGARVLIGVGVGIASVVVPLYLTELAPVEVRGGLASLMQLLVTVGIFLAYLTDYALAPAHAWRWMIGLGVLPAAVLALGILTQPESPRWLVGRGRRDDARAVLTRLRGDGEAARTELLDIERTLEEERAETRRLTLRDLLSPRLRPMLVVGLLLVFFQNFGGINTIIYYAPTLLTSIGFGDNGAILANVGIGVVNMLMTLPAMRLIDRRGRRPLLLWGSAGMCAGMVVLAAVNLTPLGHGSLLAPLTLFGVALYVAAFAMSWGPVQWVMLPELFPTRIRAGAVGVCVVFNWLFNMAVALVFPSLLHAWGAGANFVIFAVTTLASGVFVKKLLPETRGRTLEQIERDLLRRGDEAPEPAPSTVSVG; encoded by the coding sequence TTGAGCGGCCCGCCCAAGGCGGCGCCGCAGCGGCGCCCACGGCTGCGCAACGCCCTGATCTGGGTGTTCGGCGCCCTCGGCGGCATCCTGTGGGGGTACGACACGGGGGTGATCTCCGGTGCGATGCTGTTCATCCGCCGGGACATCGCGCTGTCGCCTCTGCTGGAGGGCCTGGTCGTCTCGGGCCTGCTGGTGGGCGCGATGGCGGGCGCCGGGCTGGCCGGAAAGCTCTCCGACGCCTGGGGCAGGCGCCGCCTGATCCTGGGCGCCGCGCTCGTCTTCATCGTCGGCACGGTCGGCGCGGCCCTCTCCTCCGAGGCGTCGCTGCTCATCGGGGCGCGGGTGCTGATCGGCGTGGGCGTCGGCATCGCCTCGGTCGTGGTGCCGCTCTACCTGACCGAGCTGGCGCCGGTGGAGGTGCGCGGCGGACTCGCGTCCCTGATGCAGCTCCTGGTGACCGTGGGCATCTTCCTGGCCTACCTCACCGACTACGCCCTGGCCCCGGCGCACGCCTGGCGCTGGATGATCGGGCTCGGTGTGCTTCCGGCGGCGGTCCTCGCCCTCGGCATCCTCACCCAGCCGGAGAGCCCGCGCTGGCTGGTCGGACGGGGCCGCCGGGACGACGCACGCGCGGTGCTGACGCGGCTGCGCGGGGACGGCGAGGCGGCGCGCACCGAGCTGCTGGACATCGAGCGGACGCTGGAGGAGGAGCGGGCGGAGACGCGGCGGCTGACGCTGCGCGACCTGCTCTCCCCCAGGCTGCGGCCGATGCTGGTCGTCGGTCTGCTGCTGGTGTTCTTCCAGAACTTCGGCGGCATCAACACGATCATCTACTACGCCCCGACGCTGCTGACCAGCATCGGCTTCGGCGACAACGGCGCGATCCTCGCCAACGTCGGCATCGGCGTCGTCAACATGCTGATGACCCTCCCGGCGATGCGCCTGATCGACCGCCGGGGCCGCCGGCCGCTGCTGCTGTGGGGCTCGGCCGGGATGTGCGCCGGCATGGTCGTCCTGGCCGCCGTGAACCTCACCCCGCTCGGCCACGGCTCGCTGCTCGCCCCGCTGACGCTCTTCGGTGTCGCGCTGTATGTGGCCGCGTTCGCCATGTCGTGGGGGCCGGTGCAGTGGGTGATGCTGCCGGAGCTGTTCCCGACCCGCATCCGCGCGGGCGCGGTGGGCGTGTGCGTGGTGTTCAACTGGCTGTTCAACATGGCCGTGGCGCTGGTCTTCCCGTCCCTCCTGCACGCGTGGGGCGCGGGCGCCAACTTCGTGATCTTCGCCGTGACCACCCTGGCCTCCGGCGTCTTCGTCAAGAAGCTGCTGCCGGAGACGCGGGGGCGGACGCTGGAGCAGATCGAACGGGACCTGCTGCGTCGCGGCGACGAGGCCCCGGAGCCGGCCCCCTCGACGGTGTCGGTCGGCTGA
- a CDS encoding LacI family DNA-binding transcriptional regulator, translating into MRTMADVARHAGVSVATVSHVLNATRPVRPATRDAVLRAIDELGYIHNTLARSLVTSRTHSVGLAVSAISNPYFTEILQGVEAEALATGYGLLIADPHDDPGHELSVVRMLHERRVDGVIIAPSAEPSALLAYLDRADIPAVFLDRLVDEAEEPAYDQVCADGVAPVRELVGHLAALGHRRIALVAGLAGLSTTTERVDGYRQGLDAAGLPFDPALLAHGHSASEGARHATERLLASPGRPTAVIAANNAMTIGALQALRDAELRIPEDVALVSFDDFEWADLFSPSLTAVRQPSRDLGGLALRLLLERLDTPGRPTRTVRLPCTLVHRTSCGCPPGAAGLPG; encoded by the coding sequence ATGCGGACGATGGCGGACGTGGCACGGCACGCGGGTGTCTCGGTGGCCACGGTCTCCCACGTGCTCAACGCCACACGCCCGGTCCGCCCCGCGACCCGGGACGCGGTGCTGCGCGCCATCGACGAGCTGGGCTACATCCACAACACCCTGGCCCGGTCCCTGGTGACCTCCCGCACCCACTCGGTGGGCCTCGCCGTCTCGGCGATCAGCAACCCGTACTTCACCGAGATCCTCCAGGGAGTCGAGGCCGAGGCCCTCGCCACCGGCTACGGCCTCCTCATCGCCGACCCGCACGACGACCCCGGGCACGAGCTGAGCGTCGTCCGCATGCTCCACGAGCGCCGGGTGGACGGCGTGATCATCGCCCCCTCCGCCGAACCCTCCGCACTCCTCGCCTACCTGGACCGCGCCGACATCCCCGCGGTCTTCCTGGACCGCCTCGTCGACGAGGCCGAGGAACCCGCGTACGACCAGGTCTGCGCCGACGGCGTCGCCCCCGTACGCGAGCTGGTCGGACACCTCGCCGCGCTCGGGCACCGCCGGATCGCCCTGGTGGCCGGACTCGCCGGACTGAGCACCACCACCGAACGCGTCGACGGGTACCGGCAGGGACTCGACGCGGCCGGTCTGCCCTTCGACCCCGCCCTGCTCGCCCACGGCCACTCCGCCTCCGAGGGCGCCCGCCACGCCACCGAGCGCCTGCTGGCCTCGCCCGGCCGCCCCACCGCCGTGATCGCGGCGAACAACGCGATGACCATCGGCGCGCTCCAGGCCCTCCGCGACGCGGAACTGCGCATCCCGGAGGACGTCGCGCTCGTCAGCTTCGACGACTTCGAGTGGGCCGACCTCTTCTCGCCCAGCCTCACGGCCGTACGCCAGCCCAGCCGTGACCTCGGCGGACTGGCGCTGCGCCTGCTCCTGGAGCGCCTGGACACGCCCGGCCGCCCCACGCGGACCGTCCGGCTGCCCTGCACCCTCGTCCACCGCACCTCCTGCGGCTGCCCGCCGGGCGCCGCCGGCCTCCCCGGCTGA
- a CDS encoding N-acetylmuramoyl-L-alanine amidase: MKSGRTTENAAHKPAVRHRLLGLAAAGALTAGALTGLVPATAQAAAPAPSGPGARQHAFAVAAAKYHVPAQVLLAVSYQESAWDAHGGRVSTSGGYGPMHLTDVTPAMLASGPAGAVGRSDLADLAKDPALHTLRAAAKLTGLTPAELRTDPAANIAGGAALLASYQKSVRGGLSADPGRWYGAVARYSGSPQKRTAASFADRVFTTLRTGAARTTSDGQRVSVAADSDVRPVKGQSAGNATAATECPSDVSCTFVPAAASNGQVSNRPANGIRIDTIVIHDTESSYQSAISTFQNPGGSSAHYVMRSSDGAVTQMVPTKDVAYHAGNYSTNLHSIGIEHEGYAAHGATWYTEAQYQDTASLVRYLADRFGIPLDRQHVIGHDDVAGPSSSLISGMHWDPGTAWDWEHFMSLLGAPVTGEHGVGPVGSAVTIAPGFAGNQQTVQICPGDDPTGATPSCVREQQAANFVYLRTAPDATAPLFGDQAIHKGAAGTDRISDWGSTAQAGQQFVVAGTDGDWTAIWYSGTKVWFYNPAGANTTPAHDVILVSAAGTTPVAVYGSSYPDPSEYPAGLSPSTQAALSYYTVPPGQAYVATRPPVNTDDYFSSGKVVTGAKKMYTIQYNHRVVLVYSSAVTATGV; this comes from the coding sequence ATGAAGAGTGGAAGAACCACGGAGAACGCGGCCCACAAGCCGGCCGTACGGCATCGGCTGCTCGGTCTGGCCGCCGCGGGCGCGCTCACGGCGGGAGCCCTGACCGGGCTGGTGCCCGCCACCGCGCAGGCCGCCGCGCCCGCGCCGTCCGGGCCCGGCGCGCGCCAGCACGCCTTCGCGGTGGCGGCCGCCAAGTACCACGTCCCCGCACAGGTGTTGCTCGCCGTCTCGTACCAGGAGTCGGCGTGGGACGCGCACGGCGGCCGGGTGAGCACCAGCGGCGGCTACGGCCCGATGCACCTCACCGACGTCACCCCCGCGATGCTGGCCTCCGGCCCGGCCGGAGCCGTCGGCCGGTCCGACCTCGCCGACCTGGCGAAGGACCCCGCGCTGCACACCCTGCGCGCCGCCGCGAAGCTCACCGGGCTCACCCCGGCCGAGCTGCGTACGGACCCCGCCGCCAACATCGCGGGCGGCGCGGCGCTGCTCGCCTCCTACCAGAAGTCGGTGCGAGGCGGCCTGTCGGCGGACCCCGGCCGGTGGTACGGCGCGGTCGCCCGCTACAGCGGCTCCCCGCAGAAGCGGACCGCCGCCTCCTTCGCCGACCGCGTCTTCACCACGCTCCGCACCGGCGCCGCCCGCACCACCTCCGACGGGCAGCGCGTGTCGGTGGCCGCCGACAGCGACGTCCGCCCGGTCAAGGGGCAGTCGGCCGGTAACGCCACGGCCGCCACCGAGTGCCCGTCCGACGTCAGCTGCACGTTCGTCCCGGCGGCCGCGTCCAACGGCCAGGTCTCCAACCGGCCCGCCAACGGCATCCGGATCGACACGATCGTCATCCACGACACCGAGTCGTCGTACCAGTCCGCCATCTCGACGTTCCAGAACCCGGGCGGCAGCTCCGCGCACTATGTGATGCGGTCCTCGGACGGCGCGGTGACCCAGATGGTGCCGACCAAGGACGTCGCCTACCACGCGGGCAACTACTCGACGAACCTGCACTCCATCGGCATCGAGCACGAGGGCTACGCCGCGCACGGCGCAACCTGGTACACCGAGGCGCAGTACCAGGACACGGCGTCCCTGGTGCGCTACCTCGCCGACCGCTTCGGCATACCCCTGGACCGTCAGCACGTCATCGGCCACGACGATGTGGCGGGCCCCAGCTCCAGCCTGATCTCCGGCATGCACTGGGACCCGGGGACCGCCTGGGACTGGGAGCACTTCATGAGCCTGCTCGGCGCCCCGGTGACCGGGGAGCACGGCGTCGGCCCGGTCGGCTCGGCCGTGACGATCGCCCCCGGCTTCGCCGGCAACCAGCAGACCGTGCAGATCTGCCCCGGCGACGACCCCACCGGCGCCACCCCCTCCTGCGTCCGTGAGCAGCAGGCCGCGAACTTCGTCTACCTGCGCACCGCGCCCGACGCCACCGCCCCGCTCTTCGGTGACCAGGCCATCCACAAGGGCGCCGCGGGCACCGACCGGATCAGCGACTGGGGCTCCACCGCGCAGGCGGGCCAGCAGTTCGTGGTGGCCGGCACCGACGGCGACTGGACGGCGATCTGGTACAGCGGCACCAAGGTCTGGTTCTACAACCCGGCCGGCGCCAACACCACGCCCGCCCACGACGTCATCCTGGTATCCGCCGCCGGCACCACCCCGGTCGCGGTCTACGGCTCCAGCTACCCGGACCCGTCCGAGTATCCGGCCGGGCTGTCCCCCTCCACCCAGGCGGCGCTCAGCTACTACACCGTCCCCCCCGGCCAGGCGTACGTCGCCACCCGGCCGCCGGTCAACACCGACGACTACTTCTCCTCCGGGAAGGTCGTCACCGGCGCCAAGAAGATGTACACGATCCAGTACAACCACCGGGTCGTGCTGGTCTACTCCTCGGCCGTGACCGCCACCGGAGTCTGA
- a CDS encoding glycoside hydrolase family 43 protein yields MTSFRSFRAVLVLTVSGLFAALLSFASAGPAMAEQTSLRAADPSVIRVGSTYISAQSTGGGIAVRQASSTAGLASASARQVWSDTQGRGEVWAPELTTDGGRYYIYFTAGRGSAHRMFVISSASPDSGYGGETRLALPDDKWAIDGTMFTFSGQRWFVWSGWAGDTNVEQNLYIARMSSPTTPTGARNVISQPRESWERVVGNPYINEAPEAIRDPGGQLHIVYSANGSWSDQYCLADLRLRAGGDPTYVWDWYKSNGCLFGSNRSTMMAGWDPTLYVNGPGHHTFVLLNGDIATSPPAGPRFPLMFHAVAKGTPYSWDNRYWYTGSFAWWGDTTYRRANVPGPTSDTGWGLKFFE; encoded by the coding sequence ATGACATCATTTCGCAGCTTCCGAGCTGTCCTTGTGCTCACGGTGTCGGGCCTCTTCGCCGCGCTGCTGTCGTTCGCCTCCGCCGGGCCGGCCATGGCCGAGCAGACATCGCTGCGGGCGGCCGACCCGAGCGTCATCCGGGTCGGCTCCACCTACATCTCGGCGCAGTCCACCGGCGGCGGGATCGCCGTACGGCAGGCGTCCTCGACCGCCGGACTCGCCTCCGCGTCCGCCCGGCAGGTGTGGTCGGACACCCAGGGGCGCGGGGAGGTGTGGGCGCCGGAACTGACCACGGACGGCGGGCGCTACTACATCTACTTCACCGCAGGACGGGGCTCCGCACACCGGATGTTCGTCATCAGCTCCGCCAGCCCCGACAGCGGCTACGGCGGCGAGACCCGGCTCGCGCTCCCGGACGACAAGTGGGCCATCGACGGCACCATGTTCACGTTCAGCGGGCAGCGCTGGTTCGTCTGGTCGGGCTGGGCGGGGGACACCAACGTCGAGCAGAACCTCTACATCGCCCGGATGAGCAGCCCCACCACGCCGACCGGAGCGCGAAACGTCATCTCCCAGCCACGGGAGAGCTGGGAGCGGGTGGTCGGCAACCCGTACATCAACGAGGCACCCGAGGCGATCCGGGACCCGGGTGGCCAGCTCCACATCGTCTACTCGGCGAACGGCAGCTGGAGCGACCAGTACTGCCTGGCGGACCTGCGGCTGCGAGCCGGCGGCGATCCGACGTACGTGTGGGACTGGTACAAGTCCAACGGCTGCCTCTTCGGCTCCAACCGCTCGACCATGATGGCCGGCTGGGACCCCACGCTGTACGTCAATGGCCCCGGGCACCACACCTTCGTCCTGCTCAATGGGGACATCGCCACCAGCCCGCCGGCCGGGCCGCGCTTCCCGCTGATGTTCCACGCGGTGGCCAAGGGCACGCCGTACTCCTGGGACAACCGGTACTGGTACACCGGGTCGTTCGCGTGGTGGGGCGACACCACATACCGGCGCGCCAATGTGCCCGGACCCACCTCGGACACCGGGTGGGGGCTGAAGTTCTTCGAGTAG